The following are encoded in a window of Microcaecilia unicolor chromosome 14, aMicUni1.1, whole genome shotgun sequence genomic DNA:
- the LOC115457402 gene encoding olfactory receptor 5AP2-like, producing the protein MGERNQTSVTEFILLGFSDHPLLQGLICWMVLLVYLVSVLGNFVFLMLMCADPHLHKPMYFFLSNLSILDICCPSVTLPKLLDTFLAQSKSISFHACMTQLFFFQSFTGTELFLLSAMAYDRYVAICNPLRYSLIMKKSICILLAGGSWVIGCLEILPIAHMISKLFYCGSNEINHFFCDPSVLMKLSCSDPYKVEILILVEGTTVAFIPFLLTLMSYIFIINSILKIQCTEGRHKVFSTCSSHLTSVVLFYGTILCLYMRPTSMYSPAQDKLFSLLYTALIPMLNPIIYSLRNREIKNTLSKIQSKTRKLVS; encoded by the coding sequence ATGGGAGAGAGGAATCAGACATCAGTGACAGAGTTTATTCTCTTGGGATTCTCCGACCATCCTCTGCTTCAGGGTCTCATCTGTTGGATGGTTCTTCTCGTCTACCTGGTCTCTGTGCTGGGGAACTTTGTGTTTCTGATGTTGATGTGTGCAGACCCTCACCTCCACAAgcccatgtacttcttcctcagcAACCTGTCCATCCTGGACATCTGTTGCCCCTCTGTCACCCTCCCAAAATTGCTGGACACTTTCTTAGCACAGAGCAAATCCATCTCATTCCATGCATGTATGACTCAACTCTTCTTCTTCCAGTCATTCACAGGCACGGAACTTTTCCTTCTTAGTGCCATGGCATACGATCGTTATGTGGCGATTTGCAATCCTTTACGCTATTCTCTCATCATGAAGAAGAGCATCTGTATTCTCCTGGCTGGTGGGTCCTGGGTCATTGGATGTCTAGAAATACTGCCTATAGCACATATGATATCAAAGCTATTTTACTGTGGATCTAATGAGATTAATCATTTCTTCTGTGACCCTTCAGTACTGATGAAACTTTCCTGCAGTGACCCTTACAAAGTAGAGATTTTGATACTTGTGGAAGGTACCACTGTAGCCTTTATCCCCTTCCTACTAACCCTCATGTCCTACATCTTCATCATCAACTCTATCCTGAAGATCCAGTGTACTGAAGGGAGACACAAGGTCTTCTCCACTTGCTCATCCCATCTCACTTCTGTTGTACTATTTTACGGGACAATTCTCTGTCTCTACATGAGACCAACATCCATGTATTCACCAGCCCAAGACAAGCTCTTCTCCTTACTGTACACGGCTCTTATTCCAATGTTAAACCCTATCATATACAGCCTGAGGAACCGAGAAATCAAAAATACATTAAGCAAAATCCAAAGCAAAACTAGAAAGCTTGTAAGTTAA